One genomic segment of Mycolicibacterium chubuense NBB4 includes these proteins:
- the lipE gene encoding lipase LipE, translating into MSVAASDRDGRIAVPDDLDAIASTGAEDHSGIDSAAVDRIWVAAQHWYAAGMHPAIQVCLRRDGRVILDRAIGHAWGNGPSDPSDAEKVPVRTDTPFCVYSTAKAITTTVAHMLVERGHFSLDDRVCEYLPSYTSHGKDRTTIRHVMTHSAGIPFATGPRPDLKRMDDSEYAREMLGRMKPVYPPGMLHMYHGVTWGPLMREIISAATGRNIRDILNDEILAPLNFRWTNYGVAPQDVPLVAPSHVTGKPLPAPIAKAFKTAVGGTPQQIIPFSNTPQFLTSVIPSSSTVSNANELSRFAEILCRGGELDGVRVMSAETLRAATTQCRRLRPDIATGLMPMRWGTGYMLGSKHFGPFGRDAAGAFGHTGLTDIAMWADPDRALSVAVVSSGKPGGHREAKRYPQLLDRINAEIPRI; encoded by the coding sequence CTGAGCGTCGCCGCCAGCGACCGCGACGGCAGGATCGCCGTTCCCGACGACCTGGACGCGATCGCCTCGACCGGCGCCGAGGACCACTCCGGCATCGACTCCGCTGCCGTCGACCGCATCTGGGTGGCGGCGCAGCACTGGTATGCCGCCGGCATGCATCCCGCGATCCAGGTGTGCCTGCGCCGCGACGGCCGGGTGATCCTCGACCGCGCGATCGGCCACGCATGGGGAAACGGCCCTTCGGACCCCTCCGATGCGGAGAAGGTGCCGGTGCGCACCGACACCCCGTTCTGCGTGTACTCCACCGCCAAGGCGATCACCACCACCGTGGCGCACATGCTCGTCGAGCGCGGCCACTTCTCGCTCGACGACCGGGTGTGCGAATACCTGCCCAGCTACACCAGTCACGGCAAGGACCGCACCACGATCCGGCACGTGATGACGCACAGCGCGGGCATTCCCTTCGCGACCGGCCCGCGGCCGGATCTCAAGCGCATGGACGACAGCGAGTATGCGCGGGAGATGCTGGGCAGGATGAAGCCGGTGTACCCACCGGGAATGCTGCACATGTACCACGGCGTCACGTGGGGACCGCTGATGCGCGAGATCATCTCCGCCGCAACCGGTCGCAACATCCGCGACATCCTGAACGACGAGATCCTGGCGCCCCTGAACTTCCGATGGACCAATTACGGCGTGGCGCCGCAGGACGTTCCGCTGGTCGCACCCAGTCACGTCACCGGCAAGCCGCTGCCCGCGCCGATCGCCAAGGCGTTCAAAACCGCGGTGGGCGGCACCCCGCAGCAGATCATCCCGTTCTCCAACACGCCGCAATTCCTGACGAGCGTGATCCCGTCGTCGAGTACCGTCTCCAACGCGAACGAACTGTCCCGCTTCGCCGAGATCCTCTGCCGCGGAGGCGAACTCGACGGCGTGCGGGTGATGTCCGCGGAGACGCTGCGGGCCGCGACCACCCAGTGCCGGCGGCTGCGGCCGGACATCGCGACGGGGCTGATGCCGATGCGGTGGGGCACCGGATACATGCTGGGCTCCAAGCACTTCGGGCCGTTCGGCCGCGACGCGGCGGGCGCCTTCGGCCACACCGGGCTGACCGACATCGCGATGTGGGCCGACCCCGACCGTGCACTGTCGGTCGCGGTGGTCAGCAGCGGGAAACCCGGCGGCCACCGCGAAGCCAAGCGCTATCCGCAGCTGCTCGACCGGATCAACGCCGAGATACCTCGGATCTGA
- a CDS encoding FAD-dependent oxidoreductase, translated as MTRPRVVVAGMGDTGVLTAIKLAGHADVVGVSAKPGLVSGQELGWRLARPDEWARHNWIPFHRFRGLDRVRTEQGTLTGLDLGARTVAVRLPDGSTSDLGYDVLVIATGVTNGFWRRPTLQTAAEVDGDLRAAHGRLAAARSVIVVGGGAAAVSSAAQIATTWPGTPVDLYFPGERALAGHHPRTWKTVQRRLLDAGVRLHPGHRAVLGDGFSGGELTDEPVQWSTGQPPASADAVLWAIGRVWPNTGWLPPELLDDNGFVRVAPTLQVPGRPEVFAIGDVAATDPLRSSARNRADGLLARNVRAFLAGGTLRAYRAPSRRWGSVLGIQPDGLEVFAPNGRAFRFPAWSFERVLMPWIVRWGIYRGIRSGPDDDRAVRYEPR; from the coding sequence GTGACGCGGCCGCGCGTGGTCGTCGCCGGCATGGGCGACACCGGCGTGCTCACGGCGATCAAGTTGGCCGGACATGCCGACGTCGTCGGGGTCTCGGCCAAGCCGGGATTGGTCAGCGGGCAGGAACTCGGCTGGCGGCTGGCCCGTCCCGACGAATGGGCGCGGCACAACTGGATTCCGTTCCACCGGTTCCGCGGTCTCGATCGGGTGCGCACCGAGCAGGGCACACTGACCGGACTCGACCTCGGCGCACGGACGGTCGCGGTGCGGCTGCCGGACGGCTCGACGAGCGATCTGGGCTACGACGTGCTGGTCATCGCCACCGGGGTGACGAACGGCTTCTGGCGCCGGCCGACGCTGCAGACCGCCGCCGAGGTCGACGGCGACCTGCGCGCCGCCCACGGCCGGCTGGCCGCGGCCCGGTCGGTGATCGTGGTCGGCGGGGGCGCCGCCGCGGTCAGCAGCGCCGCGCAGATCGCGACCACCTGGCCGGGCACGCCCGTGGATCTGTACTTCCCCGGCGAACGGGCACTCGCCGGTCATCACCCCCGCACGTGGAAAACCGTGCAGCGCAGGCTCCTTGACGCCGGGGTGCGGCTGCATCCCGGCCATCGCGCGGTGCTTGGCGACGGCTTTTCCGGCGGTGAGCTGACGGACGAGCCGGTGCAGTGGAGCACCGGCCAGCCACCGGCCTCTGCCGACGCGGTGCTGTGGGCGATCGGGCGGGTGTGGCCCAACACCGGTTGGTTGCCGCCGGAGCTGCTCGACGACAACGGCTTCGTCCGGGTCGCGCCCACGCTGCAGGTGCCCGGACGTCCGGAGGTGTTCGCGATCGGCGACGTCGCGGCCACCGATCCGCTGCGCAGTTCGGCACGCAACCGGGCCGACGGGCTGCTGGCCCGCAATGTGCGCGCGTTCCTCGCGGGCGGGACGCTGAGGGCCTACCGCGCACCGAGCCGGCGCTGGGGTTCGGTGCTGGGGATCCAGCCCGATGGTCTCGAGGTGTTCGCGCCCAACGGCCGCGCGTTCCGGTTCCCGGCCTGGTCGTTCGAGCGGGTGCTGATGCCGTGGATCGTGCGGTGGGGTATCTACCGGGGAATCAGATCCGGGCCGGACGACGATCGAGCGGTGAGGTACGAGCCGCGTTGA
- a CDS encoding DUF1295 domain-containing protein, with protein MTAVGKARSLTVVAGAYVVAIGVAWAWLVWGPATGRLWLDTLVADILATLVVFAFSRAFGNSSFYDAYWSVIPPLLLFYWWFDSGVTTLSTWLLAGLVTTWAVRLTGNWVYAFPGLHHEDWRYPMFRDRAGRWEFAADLVAIHLIPTLQVFLAMVPAYVAVTTTSTATWLTLVAFAVGMAAVALEFAADLQMHRFVKTKRPGEVMDRGLWSWSRHPNYFGEFGFWFAVALFGLAAAPTWWWWLFLGAAAMLAMFLGASIPMMETRSLERRPGYQAVIDRVSRFVPVRPKPQAEART; from the coding sequence GTGACGGCGGTGGGCAAGGCGCGCTCGTTGACGGTCGTCGCCGGGGCCTACGTCGTCGCGATCGGCGTCGCCTGGGCCTGGCTGGTGTGGGGCCCGGCGACCGGGCGGCTGTGGCTGGACACGCTGGTCGCCGACATCCTCGCCACGCTGGTGGTGTTCGCGTTCAGCCGCGCGTTCGGCAACTCGAGTTTCTACGACGCCTACTGGAGCGTCATCCCGCCGCTGCTGCTGTTCTACTGGTGGTTCGACAGTGGGGTCACCACGCTGAGCACCTGGCTGCTGGCGGGGCTGGTGACCACCTGGGCGGTGCGCCTGACCGGCAACTGGGTGTACGCGTTTCCCGGTCTGCACCACGAGGATTGGCGCTACCCGATGTTCCGCGACCGGGCCGGCCGGTGGGAGTTCGCCGCGGACCTGGTGGCCATTCATCTGATCCCGACGCTGCAGGTGTTCCTCGCGATGGTGCCCGCCTACGTCGCGGTGACCACCACCTCCACCGCGACGTGGCTGACGCTGGTCGCGTTCGCTGTCGGGATGGCCGCCGTCGCACTCGAATTCGCGGCTGACCTGCAGATGCACCGGTTCGTGAAGACCAAGCGGCCGGGGGAGGTGATGGACCGCGGCCTGTGGAGCTGGTCGCGGCACCCCAATTACTTCGGCGAGTTCGGATTCTGGTTCGCGGTAGCACTTTTCGGACTGGCAGCCGCGCCGACGTGGTGGTGGTGGCTGTTCCTCGGCGCGGCCGCGATGCTTGCGATGTTCCTCGGCGCCAGCATCCCGATGATGGAGACCCGCAGCCTGGAGCGGCGGCCGGGCTATCAGGCCGTCATCGACCGGGTGTCGCGCTTCGTGCCCGTCAGACCCAAGCCGCAGGCCGAGGCCCGGACGTGA
- a CDS encoding glutaminyl-peptide cyclotransferase: MWRKWIGAVLAVGVGTVLSPPAQADSGVPVVEPVVLGELTHDPAAFTEGFEIDGKTLYEGTGLAGGSQLRELDPVTGALRRAVDMPGGYFGEGVTVVGDRIWQLTYEDGVAVEWDKATLRPLRTVPLTPQGWGLCRDGERLIRSDGTSRLRFQEPKDLTETGAVDVTRDGHPVTGLNELECVDGQVWANVWPTDTIVRIDPYSGKVNLVVDAGGLRRRGIPPTAEVLNGIAHVSGDEYLLTGKDWPKTFRVRLG, translated from the coding sequence ATGTGGCGGAAATGGATCGGGGCCGTGCTCGCCGTCGGTGTGGGGACCGTGCTGTCGCCCCCGGCACAGGCCGACTCGGGGGTGCCCGTCGTCGAGCCCGTGGTGCTGGGCGAACTCACCCACGACCCGGCCGCCTTCACCGAGGGGTTCGAGATCGACGGCAAGACCCTCTACGAGGGGACCGGGCTGGCGGGCGGATCCCAGTTGCGCGAGCTCGACCCGGTCACCGGGGCGCTGCGCCGCGCGGTCGACATGCCGGGCGGCTACTTCGGCGAGGGCGTCACCGTGGTCGGCGACCGCATCTGGCAGCTCACGTACGAAGACGGGGTGGCGGTCGAGTGGGACAAGGCGACGCTGCGGCCCCTGCGCACCGTGCCGTTGACGCCGCAGGGCTGGGGCCTGTGCCGCGACGGTGAGCGGTTGATTCGCAGTGACGGCACCAGCAGGCTGCGCTTCCAGGAACCGAAAGACCTGACCGAGACCGGCGCGGTCGACGTCACCCGCGACGGCCACCCGGTGACCGGGCTCAACGAGCTCGAGTGCGTCGACGGGCAGGTCTGGGCCAACGTGTGGCCCACCGACACGATCGTGCGCATCGATCCGTACTCGGGCAAGGTGAACCTCGTCGTCGACGCGGGCGGGCTGCGCCGTCGCGGAATCCCGCCCACCGCGGAGGTGCTCAACGGCATCGCCCATGTCAGCGGTGACGAGTATCTGCTCACCGGCAAGGACTGGCCGAAGACCTTCCGCGTCCGGCTGGGGTGA
- a CDS encoding zinc-binding dehydrogenase has product MKAVSCAHGVLEVVDLPDPRPAEGQLVLEVLRCGICGSDLHAKDHADELTEVMAEGGYSDFMRSDTPVVMGHEFCGVVAERGRKTGQELKEGTTVVSFPLLRAAGGVHLTGLSPLAPGAYAERVLAEASMTFAVPNGLDPATASLTEPMAVAYHAVQRSEIAAKDVAIVLGCGPVGLAVICHLKARGVRTIVASDFSPGRRALATRCGADVVVDPAVESPYEAVPRKQAGLTELPKLYELGVGSMEKLRKLPGWSHVYRLADRLGGTAPKRPVIFECVGVPGMIDGVIGAAPLASRIIVVGVCMGDDKIRPAMAIGKEVDIRFVFGYTPLEFRDTLHMLADGKLDASALVTGTVGLDGVAAAFGALGDPETHAKILIDPASAAVAP; this is encoded by the coding sequence ATGAAAGCGGTCAGTTGCGCGCACGGTGTTCTCGAGGTCGTCGACCTGCCCGATCCCCGCCCGGCCGAGGGTCAGCTCGTGCTCGAGGTGCTGCGGTGCGGGATCTGCGGATCGGACCTGCACGCCAAGGACCACGCCGACGAACTCACCGAGGTGATGGCCGAGGGCGGCTACTCCGACTTCATGCGCAGTGACACCCCGGTGGTGATGGGCCACGAGTTCTGCGGCGTGGTCGCCGAGCGCGGCCGCAAGACCGGGCAGGAGCTCAAGGAGGGTACGACGGTCGTGTCGTTCCCGCTGCTGCGGGCCGCCGGCGGCGTTCACCTGACCGGGCTGTCGCCGCTGGCGCCGGGGGCGTACGCCGAGCGGGTGCTGGCCGAGGCGTCGATGACGTTCGCGGTCCCCAACGGTCTCGACCCCGCCACCGCGTCGCTGACCGAACCCATGGCGGTGGCCTATCACGCGGTGCAGCGCAGCGAGATCGCCGCCAAGGACGTCGCGATCGTGCTGGGCTGCGGTCCGGTCGGGCTGGCCGTGATCTGTCATCTGAAGGCCCGCGGTGTGCGCACCATCGTCGCCAGCGACTTCTCCCCCGGCCGGCGCGCGCTGGCCACCCGGTGCGGCGCCGACGTCGTCGTCGATCCCGCGGTCGAGAGTCCGTATGAGGCCGTGCCCCGCAAGCAGGCGGGGCTGACCGAGCTGCCCAAGCTCTACGAGCTCGGCGTCGGCTCGATGGAGAAGCTGCGCAAGCTGCCCGGGTGGTCGCACGTGTACCGGCTGGCGGACCGCCTGGGCGGCACCGCGCCGAAGCGCCCGGTCATCTTCGAGTGCGTGGGCGTGCCTGGCATGATCGACGGCGTCATCGGCGCCGCTCCGCTGGCGTCCCGCATCATCGTCGTCGGGGTGTGCATGGGCGACGACAAGATCCGTCCCGCGATGGCGATCGGCAAGGAGGTCGACATCCGGTTCGTCTTCGGTTACACACCGCTGGAGTTCCGCGACACGCTGCACATGCTGGCCGACGGCAAGCTCGATGCGTCGGCTCTGGTGACGGGCACCGTGGGACTGGACGGGGTGGCGGCCGCGTTCGGCGCGCTGGGCGATCCCGAGACGCACGCCAAGATCCTCATCGACCCCGCCAGCGCTGCGGTGGCGCCTTAG
- a CDS encoding TetR-like C-terminal domain-containing protein — MPHSWEFVDSAVPQDVRERVLLAALDELTRWGIERFSVAALAARHGIEEADVHRYWGSGQRLVLDVMFFRSEGVMAAPDTGSLRGDLEAMALSVAAYLNTEVGRRLLRAVVKDTHVHVPDDTRMIYWRRRFETVRTILDRAALRGELREGVHPVTGVQILLAPINIRGLYTDDPIDEAYCLSVADLAWRALVRR, encoded by the coding sequence ATGCCTCATTCCTGGGAGTTCGTGGACAGCGCAGTGCCGCAGGACGTGCGGGAGCGCGTGCTGCTCGCTGCCCTGGACGAGCTGACCCGGTGGGGCATCGAGCGCTTCAGCGTCGCCGCGCTGGCCGCCAGGCACGGGATCGAGGAAGCCGACGTCCACCGGTACTGGGGCAGCGGCCAGCGCCTGGTGCTCGACGTGATGTTCTTCCGGTCCGAGGGCGTCATGGCCGCACCCGACACCGGGTCGCTGCGCGGCGATCTCGAGGCCATGGCGCTGTCGGTCGCGGCCTACCTCAACACCGAGGTGGGGCGGCGGCTGCTGCGGGCGGTGGTCAAGGACACCCACGTGCACGTCCCCGACGACACCCGGATGATCTACTGGCGGCGCCGCTTCGAGACGGTCCGCACCATTCTCGACAGGGCTGCGCTGCGCGGAGAACTGCGGGAGGGCGTCCATCCGGTCACCGGTGTGCAGATCCTGTTGGCGCCCATCAACATTCGCGGGCTCTACACCGATGATCCCATCGACGAGGCGTACTGCCTGTCCGTGGCGGACCTGGCCTGGCGCGCGCTGGTGCGCCGCTAA
- the hrpA gene encoding ATP-dependent RNA helicase HrpA, which yields MSESGADVRALRARLDGLTIRDAARLGRRLRQLRSPSPGQLEKLAQQFAAAEALVAARAAAVPAISYPDLPVSERRDDLAAAIAANQVVIVAGETGSGKTTQLPKICLELGRGIRGTIGHTQPRRLAARTVAQRIADELNTPLGEAVGYTVRFTDQASDRTLVKLMTDGILLAEIQRDRRLLRYDTLIIDEAHERSLNIDFLLGYLRELLPRRRDLKVIVTSATIEPERFAAHFGGAEHGWSGGAEHGWSGGAEHGWSGGAEHGPAPIVEVSGRTYPVEIRYRPLEVVVPATDSDDPDDPDHEVVRTEIRDPTDAIIDAVRELEAEPPGDVLVFLSGEREIRDTAEALRGVVDTRTEVLPLYARLPTAEQQKVFSPHQGRRIVLSTNVAETSLTVPGIRYVVDPGTARISRYSRRTKVQRLPIEPISQASAAQRAGRSGRTAPGVCIRLYSEEDFAARPRYTDPEILRTNLAAVILQMAALGFGDIDNFGFLDPPDARSIRDGIALLQELGAFDGEAALTDLGRRLARIPVDPRLGRMILQADTEGCVREVLVLAAALSIPDPRERPTDREEAARGKHARFADEHSDFTSFLNLWRYLGEQRKERSGNSFRRMCREEFLHYLRIREWQDLVGQLRGICRELGVTEQDAPADAARVHAALTAGLLSHVGMRETDGRTYLGARNAKFVLAPGSVLSKRPPRWVVVADLVETSRLYGRIAARIDPEGLERVAGHLVQRTYSEPHWDAERGAVMAYERVTLYGLPLVARRRVGYAQVDPAVARELFIRHALVDGEWNPRHHFFRDNARLREELTELEDRARRRDLLVGDDEIFAFYDARIPADVVSGRHFDGWWRKQRHKTPDLLTLRREDLLRSEAGEEQPDAWRAGDLSLPLSYRYEPGAADDGVTVHVPVDVLARLGGDEFAWQVPALREELLTALIKSLPKDLRRNFVPAPDTARALLATIDPGSGPLLDAVQRELRRRTGILVPIDAFDLAKVPAHLRVTFAVEAADGAVVSRGKDLGELQNRLAAPARQAVADTVAGDLERSGLRDWPGDLDEIPRVVERTAASGHAVRGYPALVDNRKAVDLRVFATTAERDAAMPAGSRRLVRLAGPATTKAVERALDLRTRLVLGTNPDGSLAALLDDCADAAVQTLVPSPVWTRAEFAAARDRLSAGLAEATLGVVRRVEGVLAALHEVELALPDAPAPGQAEAVADIRAQLARLLPSGFVAATGAAHLGDLTRYLRAIVRRLERLPQAPGADRERMARVASVQRAYDDLRAALSPARAAAPDVADIARMIEELRVSLWAQQLGTPRPVSEQRIHRALDKIHG from the coding sequence GTGTCCGAGTCTGGTGCCGACGTCCGTGCGTTGCGCGCGCGGCTCGACGGCCTGACGATCCGCGACGCCGCGCGGCTGGGCCGCCGGCTCAGACAACTGCGCTCGCCCAGCCCGGGTCAGCTCGAGAAATTGGCGCAGCAGTTCGCCGCGGCCGAGGCGCTGGTCGCGGCGCGCGCAGCGGCCGTCCCGGCGATCAGCTACCCCGATCTGCCCGTCAGCGAGCGGCGCGACGACCTGGCCGCCGCCATCGCCGCGAACCAGGTCGTGATCGTGGCGGGTGAGACGGGTTCGGGCAAGACGACCCAGCTGCCGAAGATCTGCCTGGAGCTCGGTCGCGGAATCCGCGGCACCATCGGCCACACCCAACCGCGGCGGCTCGCCGCCCGCACGGTGGCTCAGCGCATCGCCGACGAGCTGAACACGCCGCTGGGGGAGGCGGTCGGCTACACCGTGCGGTTCACCGACCAGGCCAGTGACCGCACCCTGGTCAAGCTCATGACCGACGGCATCCTGCTGGCCGAGATCCAGCGCGACCGCCGGCTGCTGCGCTACGACACCCTGATCATCGACGAGGCGCACGAACGCAGCCTCAACATCGACTTCCTGCTCGGCTACCTGCGGGAGCTGTTGCCGCGGCGGCGCGACCTCAAGGTGATCGTCACGTCGGCGACGATCGAGCCGGAACGCTTCGCGGCGCACTTCGGCGGAGCCGAACACGGATGGAGCGGCGGAGCCGAACACGGATGGAGCGGCGGAGCCGAACACGGATGGAGCGGCGGAGCCGAACATGGGCCCGCGCCGATCGTCGAGGTGTCAGGCCGCACGTATCCGGTCGAGATCCGTTACCGGCCATTGGAAGTCGTGGTTCCCGCGACCGATTCCGACGACCCCGACGACCCGGATCACGAAGTCGTGCGGACCGAGATCCGCGACCCCACCGACGCGATCATCGACGCGGTCCGCGAACTGGAGGCCGAGCCGCCCGGCGACGTGCTGGTGTTCCTGTCCGGTGAGCGCGAGATCCGGGACACCGCAGAGGCGCTGCGTGGCGTCGTGGACACCCGCACGGAGGTCCTGCCGCTCTATGCGCGGCTGCCCACCGCCGAGCAACAGAAGGTGTTCTCGCCGCATCAGGGCCGACGAATCGTGCTGTCCACCAACGTCGCCGAGACATCGCTGACGGTGCCGGGCATCCGCTACGTCGTCGACCCCGGCACCGCGCGGATCTCGCGCTACAGCCGCCGCACCAAGGTGCAGCGGCTGCCGATCGAACCGATCTCGCAGGCGTCGGCCGCCCAGCGAGCCGGGCGGTCGGGACGGACCGCGCCGGGCGTGTGCATCCGGCTGTACTCCGAAGAGGACTTCGCGGCGCGACCGCGCTACACCGACCCGGAGATCCTCCGTACCAACCTCGCTGCCGTGATCCTGCAGATGGCCGCCCTCGGGTTCGGCGATATCGACAACTTCGGTTTCCTCGATCCGCCCGACGCGCGCAGCATCCGCGACGGGATCGCGCTGCTGCAGGAACTCGGTGCGTTCGACGGCGAAGCTGCGCTCACCGACCTGGGGCGCCGGCTCGCGCGGATCCCGGTCGACCCGCGGCTGGGCCGGATGATCCTGCAGGCCGACACCGAGGGCTGTGTCCGCGAGGTACTGGTGCTGGCCGCCGCGCTGTCGATCCCCGACCCGCGGGAACGGCCCACCGACCGCGAGGAGGCCGCGCGCGGCAAGCACGCCCGCTTCGCCGACGAGCACTCCGACTTCACGTCGTTCCTCAACCTGTGGCGCTACCTCGGTGAGCAGCGAAAAGAGCGGTCCGGCAATTCCTTTCGCCGGATGTGTCGCGAGGAGTTCCTGCACTACCTGCGGATCCGCGAGTGGCAGGACCTGGTCGGTCAGCTGCGCGGCATCTGCCGCGAGCTCGGCGTCACCGAACAAGACGCTCCGGCCGACGCCGCGCGCGTACACGCGGCGCTGACCGCGGGCCTGCTGTCGCACGTCGGCATGCGTGAGACGGACGGGCGCACCTACCTGGGCGCCCGCAACGCGAAGTTCGTGCTGGCGCCGGGTTCGGTGCTGAGCAAGCGGCCGCCGCGCTGGGTGGTCGTCGCAGATCTCGTCGAGACCAGCAGGCTCTACGGGCGCATCGCAGCCCGCATCGACCCCGAGGGGCTCGAGCGCGTGGCGGGCCACCTGGTGCAACGGACCTACAGCGAACCGCACTGGGACGCCGAGCGTGGCGCGGTGATGGCCTACGAGCGGGTGACGCTCTACGGTCTGCCGCTGGTGGCGCGCCGCCGGGTCGGCTACGCACAGGTCGACCCGGCGGTGGCACGGGAGCTGTTCATCCGGCACGCTTTGGTCGATGGCGAGTGGAATCCCCGGCACCATTTCTTCCGCGATAACGCCCGGCTGCGTGAGGAACTCACCGAACTGGAGGACCGGGCCCGGCGCCGGGACCTGCTCGTCGGCGACGACGAGATCTTCGCGTTCTACGACGCGCGGATCCCGGCCGATGTCGTCTCGGGCCGCCACTTCGACGGCTGGTGGCGCAAGCAGCGGCACAAGACGCCGGACCTGCTGACGCTGCGCCGGGAGGACCTCCTGCGCAGCGAGGCCGGCGAGGAACAGCCGGACGCCTGGCGGGCCGGTGACCTGTCGCTGCCGCTGAGCTACCGCTACGAACCGGGCGCCGCCGACGACGGCGTGACCGTGCACGTCCCGGTCGACGTGCTCGCCCGGCTCGGCGGTGACGAATTCGCCTGGCAGGTACCCGCTTTGCGGGAGGAGCTGCTCACCGCGTTGATCAAGTCGCTGCCCAAGGACCTGCGGCGCAACTTCGTGCCCGCACCCGACACCGCCCGGGCGCTGCTGGCGACCATCGATCCGGGAAGCGGGCCGCTGCTGGACGCGGTGCAACGCGAACTGCGCCGCCGCACAGGGATTCTCGTTCCCATCGACGCGTTCGACCTGGCGAAGGTTCCGGCACATCTGCGCGTGACGTTCGCGGTGGAAGCCGCCGACGGCGCCGTCGTCTCACGGGGCAAGGACCTCGGCGAGCTGCAGAACCGGCTCGCCGCACCCGCGCGGCAGGCCGTCGCCGACACCGTCGCCGGCGACCTTGAGCGGTCGGGGCTGCGGGACTGGCCGGGCGACCTCGACGAGATACCGCGCGTGGTGGAACGCACCGCCGCCAGTGGGCACGCCGTGCGCGGCTACCCGGCCCTCGTCGACAACCGCAAGGCGGTCGACCTGCGGGTGTTCGCCACCACGGCCGAACGGGACGCGGCGATGCCGGCCGGCAGCCGTCGGCTGGTGCGGCTCGCGGGCCCGGCGACCACCAAAGCCGTTGAGCGGGCGCTGGATCTGCGGACGAGGCTGGTCCTGGGTACCAACCCCGACGGCTCACTGGCCGCACTGCTCGACGACTGCGCGGATGCGGCCGTCCAGACTCTGGTGCCGTCGCCGGTGTGGACGAGGGCCGAGTTCGCCGCGGCGCGCGACCGGCTGAGCGCGGGACTGGCCGAGGCCACCCTCGGCGTCGTGCGCCGGGTCGAGGGTGTGCTCGCGGCGCTGCACGAGGTGGAGCTCGCGTTGCCCGACGCGCCGGCGCCGGGCCAGGCCGAGGCCGTGGCCGACATCCGGGCTCAGCTCGCGCGGCTCCTGCCGTCCGGTTTCGTCGCCGCCACGGGCGCGGCGCATCTGGGCGACCTCACCCGGTATCTGCGTGCCATCGTCCGGCGCCTCGAGCGGCTCCCGCAGGCTCCGGGCGCCGATCGCGAGCGGATGGCGCGGGTCGCCTCCGTCCAGCGCGCCTACGACGACCTGCGTGCCGCGCTGTCACCGGCCCGCGCGGCGGCACCGGACGTCGCCGACATCGCCCGGATGATCGAGGAGCTCCGCGTCAGTCTGTGGGCCCAGCAGCTCGGGACACCGAGGCCGGTCAGCGAACAACGAATTCACCGGGCACTGGACAAGATCCACGGCTAA
- a CDS encoding mycobacterial-type methylenetetrahydrofolate reductase — MSLNTIALELVPPNAERGREQALEDAEKVLRCSAEAGVAGRVRHVMIPGMIEEDSDRPIEMKPKLDVLDFWTIIKPELPGIKGLCTQVTAFTDEAALRARLTRLRDSGFEGIAFVGVPRTLSDGEGSGVAPTDALSLFDDVVENRGVILIPTREGEHGRFNFKCDRGATYGMTQLLYSDAIVGFLTDFAATTEHRPEILLSFGFVPKVENRVRLINWLIQDPGNEAVAAEQEFVRKLSDTEPAGRRALMVDLYKRVVDGVGSLGFPMSVHFEAAYGINTAAFETFAEMLEYWAPDKP, encoded by the coding sequence GTGAGCCTGAACACCATCGCCTTGGAGCTGGTGCCTCCGAACGCCGAACGCGGCAGGGAGCAGGCACTGGAGGACGCCGAGAAGGTGCTGCGCTGTTCGGCCGAGGCCGGGGTCGCCGGACGCGTCCGGCACGTGATGATCCCCGGGATGATCGAGGAGGACAGCGACCGTCCCATCGAGATGAAGCCCAAGCTCGACGTTCTGGACTTCTGGACGATCATCAAGCCCGAGCTGCCCGGCATCAAGGGGCTGTGCACGCAGGTCACCGCGTTCACCGACGAGGCCGCGCTGCGCGCCCGGCTGACCCGGCTGCGCGACAGCGGCTTCGAGGGCATCGCGTTCGTCGGCGTGCCGCGCACGCTCAGCGACGGCGAGGGGTCCGGGGTGGCGCCGACCGATGCGCTCTCGCTGTTCGACGATGTCGTCGAGAACCGCGGCGTCATCCTGATCCCGACCCGCGAGGGCGAACACGGCCGGTTCAACTTCAAGTGCGACCGCGGCGCGACCTACGGGATGACGCAGCTGCTGTACTCCGACGCGATCGTCGGCTTCCTCACCGACTTCGCCGCCACCACCGAGCACCGGCCGGAGATCCTGCTCTCGTTCGGTTTCGTCCCGAAGGTGGAGAACCGCGTCCGTCTGATCAACTGGCTGATCCAGGACCCGGGCAACGAGGCCGTCGCCGCCGAGCAGGAGTTCGTCCGGAAGCTCTCCGACACCGAACCCGCCGGGCGCCGGGCCCTGATGGTGGATCTGTACAAGCGCGTCGTCGACGGTGTCGGCAGCCTCGGCTTCCCGATGTCGGTGCACTTCGAGGCGGCCTACGGCATCAACACCGCCGCGTTCGAGACGTTCGCCGAGATGCTCGAGTACTGGGCTCCCGACAAACCCTGA